In one Ictalurus furcatus strain D&B chromosome 10, Billie_1.0, whole genome shotgun sequence genomic region, the following are encoded:
- the rxfp3.2b gene encoding relaxin family peptide receptor 3.2b — MERNDTAPGGACESELECRAALDNCTGALDANLSVRCWLYLLTKEYDSGLQGDPSSLALRVTIALVYTVVCALGLVGNTLALYLLHSRHPQKQSSIDCLVMGLAFTDLQFVLTLPFWAVDTVMDFRWPFGRVMCKIVSSVTTMNMYASVFFLTSMSVARYYSITSSLKMHGHRSAVIKAKWVSVAIWAVSLLATLPHAVYSTIAQVAPDEELCLVRFPESGSWDPQQLLGLYQLQKVLLGFVIPLGVITLCYLLLLRFVMSRRILGSVSPETEQGRNKRRSKVTKSVVIVVLSFFLCWLPNQALTLWAVLIKFDMVPFSNAFYNAQAYAFPLSVCLAHTNSCLNPVLYCLIRREFRAGLKELVIRATPSYRSLAQLLPRKAKVAEAPTVLVLVQMDV; from the coding sequence ATGGAGAGGAACGACACGGCGCCGGGCGGCGCGTGCGAGAGCGAGCTGGAATGCCGAGCTGCGCTGGATAACTGCACTGGCGCTTTGGACGCAAATCTTTCCGTGCGCTGCTGGCTGTATCTGCTGACCAAGGAGTATGACTCGGGGCTACAGGGCGACCCCTCGAGCCTGGCGTTGCGCGTTACGATTGCGCTCGTGTACACGGTGGTGTGCGCGCTGGGGCTGGTGGGAAACACGCTGGCACTCTACCTGCTCCACTCGCGCCACCCGCAGAAGCAGAGCTCTATCGATTGCTTGGTTATGGGCTTGGCCTTTACTGACCTGCAGTTTGTGCTCACACTGCCCTTCTGGGCCGTAGACACAGTTATGGACTTTCGCTGGCCCTTTGGTCGCGTCATGTGCAAAATCGTAAGTTCTGTGACCACCATGAATATGTACGCCAGCGTGTTCTTCCTCACCAGCATGAGTGTGGCCCGATACTACTCCATCACATCATCGCTGAAGATGCATGGACACCGGTCAGCTGTGATCAAGGCCAAGTGGGTCAGTGTAGCCATCTGGGCTGTGTCACTCCTAGCCACACTGCCACATGCTGTCTACTCTACCATCGCCCAGGTGGCACCAGATGAGGAGCTGTGCCTTGTCCGCTTCCCGGAGTCAGGCAGCTGGGATCCCCAGCAGCTTTTGGGCCTGTACCAGTTGCAGAAGGTGCTGCTGGGATTTGTCATCCCACTGGGGGTGATCACGCTGTGCTACCTGCTGCTCCTTCGCTTCGTGATGAGCCGCAGGATCCTTGGCAGCGTAAGCCCCGAGACTGAGCAGGGTCGCAACAAGCGTCGGTCCAAAGTCACAAAATCGGTTGTGATTGTGGtactctccttctttctctgctGGCTGCCTAATCAGGCACTCACGCTCTGGGCCGTGCTCATTAAGTTTGATATGGTACCCTTCAGCAACGCCTTTTACAATGCCCAGGCCTATGCCTTCCCACTCTCAGTGTGTCTGGCGCACACCAACAGCTGCCTCAACCCGGTGCTCTACTGCCTCATCCGCAGAGAGTTCCGTGCTGGACTCAAGGAGCTAGTGATTAGGGCCACACCATCTTACCGCAGCTTGGCACAGCTGCTCCCCCGAAAGGCCAAAGTGGCAGAGGCACCCACCGTTTTAGTGTTAGTGCAGATGGatgtctga